In Roseicyclus marinus, the genomic window CGATCCGCTCGATCCGCGCACGCAGGTGGGCGCGATCATCTCGCCCGAGCATCTGGACAAGATCGACGGCTATGTCCGGGGTGCGGTGGCGGCAGGCGCGCGCGTGGCGCTGGGCGGTGCGGCGCTGCCCGTGGGGGGATTGGGCGCGCAATTCTACCAGCCCACCATCGTCACCGATGTCCGCCCCGAGATGGCCATCGCCCGCGAAGAGGTGTTCGGCCCGGTCCTGTCGGTCCTGACCTTTCGCACGGCGGACGAGGCCATCGCGCTTGCCAATGACGCGGCCTATGGCCTGTCGGCGGGGGTCTGGAGCCGCGATGTCTCCACCTGTCTGGATTTCATGCGCCGGGTGCGGGCGGGGACAATCTGGACCAACACCTGGATGGACGGGTTCGCGGAACTGCCCTTTGGTGGGTTCAAGGAAAGCGGGCAGGGGCGCGAGCTGGGCCGCTACGGGCTGGAGGAATTCCTCGAGGTCAAGACCGTGCAGATGCGCATCGGCCAGACGCGCGGGGCCTGGGTGGCATGAGCCTAGCGCGGCGGATCGGGCTGGAACAGCCGGTTGAGCCGCTCGGGCGGTTCGCCTGCCATGCGCCTGAGCAGCATTTCCGCCATGGCGCGGCCCGTGGCGCGCAGATCCTCGAACACGGTCCCGATGCGGGGGCGGATATTGTCGAAGATCGGCGAGGCGCGCTTGGCCACGATATCGGCATCGACGCCATGAACCGCCCCGGTATCGGCCAGCGCCGCAAGCGCCACCAGCGCCGTCACCTCGCCCACGCAGACATAGCCATCGGGCGGGTTGGGGCCGCGCCGCGCCTCGGCCAGGGCGGCGGAAATCGCGGCGGTGGGGCTGTCGAGCGTGATACCCGGCACGATCTCGTGGGCGATGCCCGCCTCCCGCGCGGCGGAGACGAAGCCGTAGCGCAGATGCTGGGCAAAGGTGAACTGGTCGCCCGGCAGCACCATGCAGATGCGCCGCCGCCCCTTGGCCACCAGATGGGCCACGGCCTGACGGGCAAAGGTTTCGTTGTCGTAATCGACCCAAGGATGCGGTGCCGTGAATTCGGTGCGGCCATGGCTGACAAAGGGGAAATCCGCCTCCATCAGCAGGCGCACACGGGGATCGAAGGCTTCGGTCCGGGTGAACAAAAGCCCATCGGCAAGGTTGTTGCGCAAGATCGTGCGCACGGGCGCAAGCCGGTCATCGCCGGGGTGGTCGGGCACGACCGTGACGGAATAGCCGGTGCCGGCCAGAACCTCGGTGATGCCGGTCAGGAATTCATGGGTGAAGCCGAGAAATTCATGCTCGGTGTTGAGCAGAAGCGAGATCACCTGCGTCCGGCCCGTGCGCAGGCGGCGCGCGGCGCGGTCGGGGATATAGCCCAGCCGTTTGGCCATCTCGGCGACCGTCGCGCGGGTCTTGGCGGCGATTCGCGGATCATCGGCCAGGGCCCGCGATACGGTCGCCACCGAAAAGCCCGTGGCCTGCGCCAGCGTGCGCAGGGTGGGTTTTTCGCCATGCCCATGCAGGGCGGAAAGGCTGCTGTCGTCGGTCATCGGGCGTTGCCGGGCCTGTGGTTGGAGCTTGGCCATATTGACAGGCATTTCAAACGTTTCAACATGAAAACCGTTGCACATGAAAATGCCGCGATGCAGAAAAATGCTGCATATGCAGGGCGTTTTGTGGGTTTGCCATGCGCCCCCGTCGAAAATTATCAGTTGACGGAAGGCCAAATTATAACGTTTTAATTTACGCAAGCCCGTAAGGGCGTGGTCAATCAGGGAGGAACCGAAACATGACCATGATGAAGAAACTGCACATGAGCGCCGCCATTCTGGCGCTGTCGACCACGGCGGTCGCAGCCCAGGAGGTCGAGGTGCTGCACTGGTGGACATCCGGTGGCGAAGCTGCCGCCGTGGGCACGCTGCGCGACACGCTGGCCGCTGGCGGCATCGGCTGGCAGGACATGCCCGTCGCAGGGGGCGGCGGCTCTGACGCCATGACCGTTCTGCGCGCTCGCGTCACCGCAGGCGATGCACCGACCGCCGTTCAGATGCTCGGCTTCTCGATCCAGGATTGGGCCGCCGAAGGCGCGCTGGCCAACCTTGACGCGCTGGCCGCCGAACAGGGCTGGAACGACGTGGTTCCCGCAGCGCTTCAGGCGTTCTCGACCTATGACGGCCACTGGGTTGCCGCCCCTGTGAACGTCCACTCGACCAACTGGGTCTGGGCCAACAGCGCGCTGATGGCGGAGCTGGGCATCGAACAGCCGACCAGCTGGGACGA contains:
- a CDS encoding LacI family transcriptional regulator, which translates into the protein MTDDSSLSALHGHGEKPTLRTLAQATGFSVATVSRALADDPRIAAKTRATVAEMAKRLGYIPDRAARRLRTGRTQVISLLLNTEHEFLGFTHEFLTGITEVLAGTGYSVTVVPDHPGDDRLAPVRTILRNNLADGLLFTRTEAFDPRVRLLMEADFPFVSHGRTEFTAPHPWVDYDNETFARQAVAHLVAKGRRRICMVLPGDQFTFAQHLRYGFVSAAREAGIAHEIVPGITLDSPTAAISAALAEARRGPNPPDGYVCVGEVTALVALAALADTGAVHGVDADIVAKRASPIFDNIRPRIGTVFEDLRATGRAMAEMLLRRMAGEPPERLNRLFQPDPPR